In Flavobacteriales bacterium, one genomic interval encodes:
- a CDS encoding GNAT family N-acetyltransferase, which translates to MKINWNIKPFDALSLTELHDMLRLREDVFVVEQKCIYNEIDGQDPIAIHILGHNDKAELVACSRILPAGSDGFPHVGRIVVRTNERGLGFASEMMNIALRALRDNFGTDRSALAAQTYLESFYERFGYVRKSEDYMWDGIMHVNMIRKG; encoded by the coding sequence ATGAAGATCAATTGGAACATAAAACCGTTCGATGCTTTATCACTGACCGAGCTGCACGATATGTTGCGGTTACGAGAAGATGTTTTCGTGGTGGAACAGAAATGTATCTACAATGAGATCGATGGTCAAGACCCGATCGCCATCCACATTCTTGGACATAATGATAAAGCGGAACTCGTGGCTTGTTCACGGATACTTCCAGCTGGATCAGATGGATTTCCACATGTTGGAAGGATCGTGGTGCGCACTAATGAAAGAGGCTTGGGCTTCGCTTCCGAAATGATGAATATCGCTTTACGCGCATTACGCGACAATTTCGGTACCGACCGTTCCGCATTGGCCGCACAGACGTATTTGGAATCCTTCTATGAACGCTTCGGGTATGTTCGAAAAAGCGAAGATTATATGTGGGACGGGATCATGCATGTGAACATGATCCGTAAAGGCTGA
- a CDS encoding UvrD-helicase domain-containing protein, which translates to MFTVIHSSAGAGKTHTLVKHYLTLCLTTEESAAYRNVLALTFTNKAAGEMKERVILYLDELASLNVEDGRMMDVMTHLTTKTGLDESAIAERATRCLQHMLHHWSDVAISTIDAFTRKVVQPFARDLQLDHDLQMTTEQSYYLDRAVHELISEAGVDPATTTILSEACLQLLHEERKWDPSKPLSELSQELTKENSINPLKLLGDLRPEQVTALASRLRAQEIVFRQQVRALGNAAMKLIKENGINVEDMAYGKGGIHGYFDKLVAFSDGWETPGVNKLKPIETGKWHSGKADASAITALDSISDPLTRIFNEAENLRETGLRNYTIQRAVGRELMPAFALHALDVKLEAIKREDGVAFFSDLTRKVSEVVKDEPVPFIYERMGERYSHFLIDEFQDTSLLQWQALLPLIDNALSTGGSALLVGDAKQAIYRWRNGEVRLFTQLPKIFGRGDQPLEIEREDTLQRYFNEGERLAFNRRSAGSIVAFNNNLFAPLSVLLAEDLRSVYARHDQETSREEPGLVQIRVLPKDVKGEERSKAFLDFTLKCVQEAIDDGFSPGDIAVLVRGRSLGGPVAHHLVANGHAVVSPDGLKLGGDNSVELLVELLRFLHTGDVAAATRAIQFQAILAALEGVHFATPVVGTTALPNPVKDLRKWLSSHGSPSLKTTLSSLVAQLARANGILPAEDAPVLALIDEVQAFSTQHGQDIGGFLAHWERAGKDRSIAPPANGNAVQVLTVHKSKGLQFPVVIVPNANMTTRGNFGECFWVDPGDAVPDTPIALVRESAALRTAELPELLEEETLRQLDAINLLYVAFTRPEQRLYSLVPEGNADGTTKELLNFIAEHGQEQILEDGIREKPWKTQAAALHRTLRDVADPAHTASLVMRMEAPDMWEPTDPDPYRSYGNAIHELLARIATPDDLEIAFEEALAIGSITYEVAQELKIELSELLSSTELDPWFKKGLTVRNEATIIVSNGRSQRPDRVVFDGDHVRILDIKTGQPSPDHHDQVRSYMGYLRELGHAKVEGALLYVLDRSLQLVES; encoded by the coding sequence ATGTTCACAGTAATCCACAGTAGCGCAGGTGCAGGTAAAACGCATACATTGGTAAAGCATTATTTGACCCTTTGCTTGACAACAGAAGAATCAGCGGCTTACCGGAATGTGCTTGCGTTGACCTTTACGAATAAAGCAGCTGGGGAAATGAAAGAACGCGTTATCCTCTACTTGGATGAACTGGCGTCATTGAACGTAGAAGATGGGCGAATGATGGATGTGATGACGCACTTGACCACAAAGACGGGTCTTGATGAATCAGCGATCGCCGAACGTGCAACGCGTTGTCTCCAGCACATGCTACACCATTGGAGCGATGTAGCGATCAGTACCATCGATGCATTCACTCGGAAAGTTGTGCAGCCCTTTGCGCGTGATCTGCAATTGGATCATGACCTGCAGATGACAACGGAGCAGAGCTACTATTTGGACCGCGCCGTACATGAACTGATCTCCGAAGCAGGAGTTGATCCCGCAACCACGACGATCCTTTCCGAAGCTTGCCTACAGTTGCTTCATGAAGAGCGAAAATGGGACCCGTCGAAACCACTTTCAGAGCTTAGCCAAGAGCTTACCAAGGAGAATTCCATCAATCCATTGAAATTACTTGGCGATCTTCGGCCTGAGCAAGTAACTGCACTTGCAAGTCGATTGCGTGCTCAAGAGATCGTGTTCAGACAACAAGTGAGGGCATTGGGAAATGCCGCTATGAAGTTGATCAAAGAGAATGGTATCAATGTTGAAGACATGGCATACGGCAAAGGCGGTATCCATGGGTACTTTGACAAACTCGTAGCGTTCAGTGATGGCTGGGAAACACCGGGAGTGAACAAACTAAAGCCGATCGAAACCGGAAAATGGCATTCAGGAAAAGCAGATGCATCTGCGATAACAGCCTTGGATTCAATAAGCGATCCATTAACAAGAATCTTCAACGAGGCTGAAAATTTGCGCGAAACTGGCCTTAGGAACTACACCATTCAACGCGCGGTAGGGCGTGAGCTTATGCCCGCTTTTGCGTTGCATGCATTGGACGTGAAACTGGAGGCCATTAAGCGCGAGGACGGCGTAGCATTCTTCAGTGATCTCACACGAAAGGTTTCCGAAGTCGTTAAGGATGAACCTGTCCCGTTCATCTATGAGCGCATGGGCGAACGGTATTCCCATTTTTTGATCGATGAATTCCAGGATACGTCATTGTTGCAATGGCAAGCGTTATTACCACTTATCGATAATGCACTTTCCACGGGTGGCAGTGCGCTACTAGTGGGTGATGCCAAACAGGCGATCTATCGTTGGCGCAATGGTGAGGTACGCTTGTTCACGCAACTACCAAAGATATTCGGAAGAGGTGACCAACCTTTGGAAATTGAACGAGAAGACACACTTCAGCGATACTTCAACGAAGGTGAACGACTAGCATTCAATCGACGATCCGCTGGCTCCATCGTTGCATTCAACAACAACCTCTTTGCACCATTGAGTGTTCTGCTCGCGGAAGATCTACGATCGGTCTATGCACGACACGATCAGGAAACGAGCCGCGAAGAACCCGGGCTGGTCCAGATCAGAGTCCTTCCAAAGGATGTGAAAGGAGAAGAACGTTCGAAAGCATTTCTTGACTTCACATTGAAGTGCGTCCAAGAAGCGATCGATGACGGTTTCTCGCCCGGCGACATTGCCGTTCTCGTGCGTGGTAGATCGTTAGGAGGTCCCGTGGCGCATCACTTGGTCGCCAATGGACATGCTGTTGTTTCACCTGATGGATTAAAGCTTGGAGGAGATAATAGTGTGGAGCTATTGGTTGAACTGTTGCGCTTTTTGCATACCGGTGATGTAGCGGCGGCGACGCGAGCAATTCAATTCCAAGCGATACTCGCTGCACTTGAAGGTGTTCATTTCGCAACACCTGTAGTTGGGACAACTGCACTACCTAACCCTGTAAAAGACCTCCGAAAATGGTTATCGAGCCATGGCTCACCATCACTGAAAACAACACTATCCTCATTGGTTGCGCAGCTTGCACGAGCGAATGGAATTCTGCCAGCGGAAGATGCACCGGTGTTAGCGCTGATCGATGAAGTACAGGCATTCAGCACGCAACATGGTCAGGATATCGGTGGCTTTCTTGCCCATTGGGAACGTGCAGGAAAGGACCGCAGCATCGCCCCGCCCGCAAATGGAAATGCAGTGCAAGTACTTACGGTCCACAAATCCAAAGGGCTTCAATTCCCCGTGGTGATCGTACCCAACGCGAACATGACCACACGCGGCAATTTCGGTGAATGCTTCTGGGTGGATCCTGGGGATGCGGTGCCGGATACACCGATCGCCCTTGTACGCGAATCCGCCGCTTTGCGAACTGCCGAACTTCCGGAATTGCTCGAAGAAGAAACGCTGAGACAACTGGATGCGATCAATCTTCTGTACGTAGCATTTACAAGACCGGAACAACGGTTGTACTCCTTGGTTCCTGAGGGTAACGCCGATGGTACAACGAAGGAGTTGCTGAATTTCATTGCAGAACATGGTCAGGAACAGATCTTGGAGGATGGCATCCGTGAAAAGCCTTGGAAAACGCAAGCTGCGGCTCTACATCGAACATTGAGGGATGTTGCAGATCCTGCCCATACTGCTTCCTTGGTGATGCGCATGGAGGCTCCTGATATGTGGGAACCAACTGATCCGGACCCGTACCGTTCCTATGGAAATGCAATACACGAGCTATTGGCCCGGATCGCCACACCCGATGATCTTGAAATTGCATTTGAAGAAGCTTTGGCCATTGGATCCATTACCTACGAAGTAGCTCAAGAACTCAAGATCGAACTTTCAGAACTACTGTCTTCTACCGAACTTGACCCGTGGTTCAAAAAGGGCCTGACCGTTAGAAATGAAGCAACGATCATTGTCTCTAATGGAAGATCACAACGCCCGGACCGCGTGGTTTTTGATGGTGATCATGTGAGGATATTGGATATCAAGACAGGTCAACCTTCACCTGACCATCATGACCAAGTCCGCTCCTACATGGGATACTTGCGGGAGCTGGGCCATGCGAAGGTGGAAGGTGCTTTGCTCTACGTTCTGGATAGATCGCTACAACTCGTGGAATCATGA
- a CDS encoding cytochrome-c peroxidase, with product MGIAQTFFSITLGVALLGSCKPEQPLEPDTPAPQPVGTPYALAIPQGFPQMPIPSDNPMTVEGIALGRFLFYEERLSGDNTQSCSTCHSPASAFSDAPNQFSTGIDGLEGDRNSMALMNLGWGTNFFWDGRSATLEQQILQPVMNPIEMHETWPNAVAKLQADEAYRQLFESAFGGTDIDSLRAAKAIAQFLRTLISGNSRFDQALRFEIALTPEEQNGIQLTQLEGGFPPDVPAGQGGADCFHCHPHGGSLFTDGVIRNNGLDAVFTDLGLGGITGLPQDMGKFKTPSLRNVALTAPYMHDGRFQTLEEVIEHYNSGGHASTTIDPNMKYTTGGLSLTPQKKAELLAFLNSLTDLDYVNNPAFSDPGIPQPQ from the coding sequence ATGGGTATTGCACAAACGTTTTTTTCGATCACATTGGGTGTTGCCCTATTGGGTTCATGCAAACCGGAGCAACCATTGGAGCCCGATACGCCGGCACCACAGCCAGTTGGGACTCCCTATGCATTGGCAATTCCGCAAGGTTTTCCACAGATGCCCATTCCTTCGGATAACCCCATGACCGTTGAGGGTATTGCATTGGGTCGTTTTTTATTCTACGAAGAACGCTTGAGTGGAGACAATACGCAGAGTTGTTCCACTTGTCATTCACCAGCTTCGGCATTCAGTGATGCTCCCAATCAGTTCAGTACAGGGATAGATGGTCTGGAGGGTGATCGAAATAGCATGGCTTTGATGAATTTAGGGTGGGGTACGAATTTCTTTTGGGATGGGCGTTCTGCCACCTTGGAGCAGCAGATATTGCAACCCGTAATGAACCCGATCGAAATGCACGAGACATGGCCGAATGCGGTCGCCAAGTTGCAGGCGGATGAAGCATACCGTCAGTTGTTCGAATCTGCATTCGGGGGAACGGATATTGATTCACTAAGAGCGGCAAAGGCAATTGCTCAATTCTTACGCACGCTGATCAGTGGGAATTCCAGATTCGACCAAGCACTTCGTTTCGAGATAGCACTAACTCCTGAAGAGCAGAACGGCATTCAGCTGACACAACTGGAGGGTGGATTTCCGCCTGATGTACCTGCAGGACAGGGTGGTGCTGATTGTTTTCACTGCCATCCGCACGGCGGAAGTTTATTCACTGATGGAGTGATAAGGAACAATGGTTTGGACGCCGTATTTACCGATCTCGGTCTTGGCGGAATTACAGGACTGCCTCAGGATATGGGCAAATTCAAAACACCCAGCCTACGGAATGTGGCATTGACCGCACCTTACATGCATGATGGTCGTTTCCAGACATTGGAGGAGGTAATAGAACATTACAATTCGGGTGGTCATGCGTCCACGACCATTGATCCGAACATGAAGTACACAACGGGTGGGCTGTCTTTGACCCCACAGAAGAAAGCTGAATTGCTGGCTTTCTTGAACTCTCTAACGGATTTGGATTACGTTAACAACCCCGCGTTCTCGGACCCGGGTATCCCACAGCCTCAGTGA
- a CDS encoding NAD(P)/FAD-dependent oxidoreductase: protein MEHYDLCVIGAGPAGYAAAMRALDFGKNVLLVERDRVGGTGIYNGALSSKTLWEVSQRVSSTNELMRGRDREPFRLTWGEIHKSMQEAIFDRKYLYACHIQLLMTQGYKHGAGKLKHERGVASILGPNMISIENGSGSIHVRADNVVIATGSRPRSLPGIDVDEVRIMTSDGIFNITALPKSIVIIGAGVIGCEFATIFSNLGSTKVHLVDRAERILPFEDSDVSDLIAKNLQKRGVVIHRSAKLDHIGVVDDQVEYSLSYPDGRSETIRVEKALVSVGRTPNIRDLGLENAGVEFNPETKCPVINDTATSKPWIHIVGDASSKNMLVNLGEMEGRHAIERIWCGRTEPLSYDNASTIMFLDPEVAGVGLNERECQQRGISYRVARIDYSCLARAIAMRRTKGFFKVIVTNDDQMRVLGMRAVGEHASSAIEAVALMIKLSIPINELAELIHPHPSITEGVQECARMLLGKSVFNPSVFDDRMRCYTWTPALKDLVAA, encoded by the coding sequence ATGGAACATTACGACCTATGTGTGATCGGCGCAGGCCCTGCAGGGTATGCTGCCGCAATGCGTGCATTGGACTTCGGAAAGAATGTACTGCTCGTAGAACGGGATCGCGTAGGTGGAACCGGAATCTATAATGGAGCGCTCTCCTCCAAGACCCTATGGGAAGTATCGCAGCGCGTATCGAGCACGAACGAACTTATGCGAGGACGGGATAGGGAGCCCTTCCGACTTACTTGGGGGGAGATCCACAAGTCCATGCAAGAGGCCATCTTCGATCGAAAATACCTTTATGCGTGCCACATCCAGCTTCTAATGACCCAAGGCTATAAGCACGGAGCCGGGAAACTAAAACACGAACGAGGAGTTGCCAGTATTCTCGGTCCGAACATGATCTCCATTGAAAATGGATCCGGTTCAATACACGTTCGAGCGGACAATGTTGTCATTGCTACCGGAAGCAGACCTAGGTCCCTTCCAGGTATCGACGTGGACGAAGTGCGGATCATGACCAGCGATGGTATTTTCAACATTACAGCTTTGCCTAAGAGCATTGTGATCATTGGAGCTGGTGTGATCGGTTGTGAATTCGCTACGATCTTCTCCAATCTCGGGAGTACCAAAGTGCATCTGGTGGATCGTGCCGAACGGATCTTGCCTTTCGAGGACAGTGACGTTTCCGACCTTATCGCTAAGAATCTCCAAAAACGCGGCGTCGTAATTCACCGTTCAGCTAAGTTGGACCACATTGGTGTTGTTGATGACCAAGTAGAATATTCCCTATCCTATCCGGATGGTCGATCGGAGACGATACGCGTGGAAAAGGCGTTGGTCTCCGTGGGTCGCACACCGAATATCCGTGACCTAGGTCTGGAAAATGCCGGCGTTGAGTTCAACCCGGAAACAAAATGTCCTGTGATCAATGATACCGCAACATCAAAACCTTGGATCCATATCGTAGGCGATGCATCATCCAAGAACATGTTGGTGAATCTCGGCGAAATGGAGGGTCGACATGCAATTGAACGCATCTGGTGTGGACGTACTGAACCGCTTTCCTATGATAATGCAAGTACGATCATGTTCCTGGACCCGGAAGTTGCGGGCGTTGGTTTGAACGAACGCGAATGCCAGCAACGTGGCATTTCATATCGCGTTGCGCGGATCGACTATTCATGTCTTGCCCGTGCGATCGCCATGCGCCGTACCAAAGGATTCTTCAAAGTGATCGTCACGAACGATGATCAGATGCGCGTACTCGGTATGCGCGCCGTTGGCGAACATGCTTCCAGTGCCATAGAAGCTGTAGCCCTAATGATCAAACTCTCCATTCCGATCAATGAACTGGCCGAATTGATCCATCCGCACCCAAGTATTACGGAAGGTGTTCAGGAATGTGCTCGCATGCTTTTAGGCAAGAGCGTATTCAATCCAAGCGTATTCGATGATCGCATGCGATGCTACACGTGGACACCAGCGTTGAAAGACCTGGTCGCTGCTTGA
- a CDS encoding PKD domain-containing protein gives MVRRITLTILSGLLALIGHATHIVGGEMFYDHLGGNTYQVTLDMYRDCGPANTNGTGFDAQVTIGVFDANGGWVDEMIVDFSGEEIIPVVLNNPCLAVPPNVCIATARYVAIFNLPPAAGGYDVSYTRCCRSPSVQNLSDPNAQGITTTVHIPGIANAVNSSAHFSDYPPVALCVGEDMVFDHSASDPDGDVLVYSLVSPYQGGDAIDPQPAPFPPPYQTVTWSTGYSAAFPIDGAPPLAIDASTGELTIHPTVQGEFAVGVMVQELRNGVILSETRRDFKFVVVLCDMDIFSAVQEQDDFCSGLALDFENVSVNGSFWEWNFGDPSTTQDVSDELDPTWTYAAPGTYTITLVANPGWPCADTSTSVFEAHLPLEPTFATPEVQCAGEQLELVALGNFTSAAVVSWDLGATASPSTATGTVVQASYSGLGRYPILLSVTENGCEASYVDSVSVFPYPTADFDSEREACVGEQFDFMNNSTAPTALTYSWDFGDGGTSLEESPTYEYPEAGTYTVSLTVATDSGCIAERTMVRPAQIVVRPNPVAAFSALPNTVSLFDPAIEVEDYASGAVDWSYSIEDNMISDPEFEYLFEEAGVRTILQTVTSEYGCVDTTSRTVFVTDHLFFAPTAFTPNGDGKNDTFAPLVRGARLYELVIYDRWGQEQFRTTDPRAEWSGEGFMTGTFTYIARIAEYGSYSKEYMGHVTLLK, from the coding sequence ATGGTTAGGCGTATAACTCTCACGATCCTCAGCGGCCTTTTGGCTCTGATCGGACATGCCACACATATCGTTGGTGGTGAGATGTTCTATGATCATCTGGGCGGCAATACCTATCAGGTAACGTTGGACATGTATCGTGATTGCGGACCGGCGAATACGAACGGGACCGGTTTCGATGCTCAAGTGACCATCGGCGTATTCGATGCCAACGGTGGATGGGTGGATGAAATGATCGTGGACTTCTCGGGTGAGGAAATTATTCCAGTAGTGCTCAATAACCCTTGTTTGGCAGTTCCTCCGAACGTGTGCATCGCTACAGCGCGCTACGTGGCCATATTCAATTTGCCACCGGCTGCGGGTGGTTATGATGTAAGCTATACCCGTTGCTGCCGCAGTCCGAGTGTGCAGAATTTAAGTGATCCGAACGCACAAGGTATTACGACCACCGTGCATATTCCGGGCATTGCGAATGCGGTCAACAGCTCGGCACATTTCAGTGATTACCCACCCGTAGCGTTGTGTGTTGGTGAGGATATGGTATTCGACCATTCTGCGTCGGACCCGGATGGCGATGTATTGGTGTACTCACTCGTATCACCTTATCAAGGTGGCGATGCAATAGACCCGCAACCCGCACCATTCCCACCACCATACCAAACGGTAACATGGTCTACCGGTTATTCAGCAGCATTCCCTATTGATGGTGCTCCGCCATTGGCCATCGATGCATCGACCGGTGAACTAACGATCCATCCAACTGTGCAAGGTGAATTCGCGGTCGGTGTCATGGTTCAGGAACTTCGGAACGGTGTTATATTGAGCGAAACGCGGCGCGATTTCAAGTTCGTAGTGGTGCTCTGCGACATGGATATTTTCTCTGCCGTTCAGGAACAGGATGATTTCTGTAGCGGGCTAGCACTCGATTTCGAGAACGTTAGTGTGAACGGAAGTTTCTGGGAGTGGAATTTCGGTGATCCATCCACAACACAGGACGTTTCCGATGAACTGGACCCTACGTGGACATATGCTGCTCCGGGTACCTACACCATAACCTTGGTAGCGAATCCTGGATGGCCTTGTGCGGACACGAGCACCTCCGTATTCGAAGCACACCTTCCGTTGGAACCGACGTTCGCCACTCCTGAGGTGCAATGCGCTGGTGAGCAGTTGGAATTAGTGGCTTTGGGTAATTTCACATCTGCCGCTGTTGTGAGTTGGGACCTTGGTGCCACTGCTTCTCCGAGCACAGCCACTGGTACAGTCGTGCAAGCCTCCTATTCCGGCCTAGGCCGCTATCCCATTTTGCTTTCTGTTACAGAGAATGGTTGCGAAGCGAGTTATGTGGATTCCGTTTCCGTATTCCCATATCCCACTGCCGATTTTGATAGTGAACGTGAAGCATGTGTTGGTGAGCAATTCGATTTCATGAATAACTCAACGGCACCGACAGCGTTAACCTATTCCTGGGATTTCGGGGATGGTGGAACCTCGTTGGAGGAATCACCAACGTACGAGTACCCCGAAGCAGGAACATATACCGTAAGCCTTACGGTGGCGACCGACAGTGGGTGTATTGCTGAACGTACAATGGTACGACCCGCGCAAATAGTTGTACGTCCTAACCCTGTCGCGGCGTTCAGTGCATTGCCGAATACGGTCTCGCTCTTTGATCCAGCAATTGAAGTTGAGGACTATGCAAGTGGGGCGGTGGATTGGAGTTATTCGATCGAAGACAACATGATCTCTGATCCGGAATTTGAATATCTCTTTGAGGAGGCCGGAGTGCGCACGATCCTACAGACCGTTACTTCCGAATACGGGTGCGTGGATACTACTTCACGCACGGTATTCGTTACGGATCATTTATTCTTTGCTCCAACGGCATTCACTCCGAACGGTGATGGAAAGAATGACACCTTTGCTCCACTGGTGCGTGGCGCACGGTTGTACGAATTGGTCATTTATGATCGCTGGGGTCAAGAGCAGTTCCGTACCACTGATCCACGTGCTGAGTGGTCCGGCGAAGGTTTCATGACCGGCACATTCACGTACATCGCGCGAATTGCGGAGTATGGCTCCTACAGCAAGGAGTACATGGGCCATGTTACGTTGTTGAAGTGA
- a CDS encoding c-type cytochrome — MKSVLHIALGLLLVTACRKAPDTIAESNGEVPFPLELPSGLPFPPIAEGNPLTISSVQLGKALFFEPRLSRDGTVSCNSCHSTTHAFSDTMALSMGIDGQLGMRNAPTLGNVAYHPYFFRDGGVPTLEQQVIAPIQDPVEMDHHIQNAAVALRDVEPYASLSIKAYGRPIDAYVVTRAIANYERTLISGWSRFDRFMYQGELTALSSSEQNGWALFSSVELNCTGCHNGFDLSDHSFQNIGQYLEYADPGRERITFQPLDNGKFKVPTLRNIALTGPYMHDGAMTTLDEVIDHFESGGQAHPNKSPILTTFVLSPQERTDLIAFLNALTDDRSLDQVP; from the coding sequence TTGAAGAGTGTTCTACATATTGCGCTAGGACTATTGCTTGTTACGGCATGTCGGAAAGCCCCGGACACCATTGCGGAAAGTAACGGCGAAGTACCGTTTCCTCTGGAATTACCTAGCGGCCTCCCGTTCCCGCCAATTGCTGAAGGGAATCCGTTAACGATATCCTCTGTACAATTGGGTAAGGCCTTGTTCTTCGAACCACGCTTGTCCCGTGACGGTACTGTTAGTTGTAATTCATGTCATTCAACCACGCACGCTTTTAGCGATACAATGGCGTTGAGTATGGGAATTGATGGCCAATTGGGTATGCGGAATGCGCCTACGCTCGGAAATGTTGCGTATCACCCCTATTTCTTTCGTGATGGAGGAGTACCAACGCTGGAGCAACAAGTAATTGCACCCATTCAGGATCCGGTGGAAATGGACCATCATATCCAGAATGCGGCAGTGGCCTTGCGCGACGTTGAACCCTATGCATCGTTGAGCATCAAAGCGTATGGAAGGCCTATTGATGCGTATGTCGTTACACGGGCCATTGCGAATTATGAACGCACGTTGATCAGTGGTTGGTCACGTTTCGATCGGTTCATGTATCAAGGGGAATTGACGGCATTGTCGAGCTCAGAACAGAACGGTTGGGCCTTGTTCTCCAGCGTTGAATTGAATTGTACTGGATGTCACAACGGCTTTGATCTCTCGGATCATTCATTCCAGAACATCGGTCAATACTTGGAATACGCGGATCCAGGTCGTGAAAGGATCACATTTCAACCTTTGGACAACGGAAAGTTCAAAGTACCGACACTGCGGAACATTGCATTGACAGGGCCATATATGCATGATGGTGCCATGACGACGTTGGATGAAGTGATCGACCATTTCGAGAGTGGGGGACAAGCACACCCGAACAAAAGCCCGATTTTAACGACCTTTGTATTATCACCACAGGAACGAACGGATCTTATCGCATTCCTGAATGCGCTCACGGACGATCGTTCCCTTGACCAAGTACCATGA